The Apium graveolens cultivar Ventura chromosome 3, ASM990537v1, whole genome shotgun sequence sequence atcttgagtagcccttctagtttgcactttagatgtagcatcaccaatgatcagttcaaaagggtgatccttggtccatttcctttgaggtggtagattagctctagatgaggttgcctcagtattgtcatgatgtgagatagaatgttgattggttgaaactccccctgagttgctgatcctttgaaaagaattgggagttctatcaactgatgaagtgaattgattatccgttgacagactatgatcaacggatgcttcattatgaacttcaacggatgatgcactttgtctttcagcggatgctgcattgcttctttcaatgGAAGCTGAAttaagactttcaacggatgcagcattatgtgcattatccaaaggcaaattttgtattcttctcgaggtgccttcttcatcattctcatcttcactatcatcacaatatatctcaatgttgtcaaatttgagttgTTCATAATGTCCCTCATCTGtcagtccatcaatctttttatcatcaaacacaacatgcacacattccatgacaatgttggttcttagattgtagaccctatatgattttccagcagaataaccaacaaatattccttcatcagcctttgtattaaactttcctttgtgatcagggtgattccttagaatgtagcatttgcgACCAAAGACATGCcgaaagtttaaagttggttttcttctcttgaacaattgatagggagtcatgcctttttcttgattaattagagaaatattctgagtgtaacatgcacagttaatagcctcagcccaaaagtatgttgggagttttgactcttcaagcattgttcttgcagcttcaattagtgatctgttcttcctttccaccgcaccattttgttgtggagtccttggagctgaaaactcatgcattatcccattttcttcacagaacaacttcatggttgaattcttgaactcagttccattgtcactcctaatattccttactttgaaatcaggatgattgttgacttgcttgatatgattgataatgatttcactagcttcatcctttgatccaagaaaatgaacccatgaaaactttgagaaatcatctacaatcactaggcaatatcttttccttgaaattgacaatacattgactggtccaaaaagatccatgtgtagcagttgtagtggttcatcaattgcagattcaagcttcttactgaatgatactttcttttgctttcctttctgacaagcatcacacagcccatcccttGTGATTTCTACTAGGGGCaatcctctaactaagtcctttttgactagatcattcattgttttgaaattcaaatgggacagctttttgtgccatagcctacttttcaactggacttgctttgctgaaaagacaagtaattgattctgcatctgtagagttgaagtcagctaaatacacattcccttttctaactccagttagaaccactttgttgtccttcttacttgtgacaacacaggcttcagaattgaaggaaacagtgttccctctgtcacatagttgattgatgctcaataaattgtgtttgagaccatcaactaatgcaacttcatcaatgatgacattttcttttgaaatcaagccatatcccatagtgaaccctttgctatcatctccaaaggttatgctagggctagctctctccttaaactctgtgagcagggtgaaatttcctgtcatgtgtcttgaacaaccactgtccaagtaccatagattccttctttttccctgcacacaacaaaatcaaaaaagttgattttagtacccaagtttccttgggtccagccttgttagtctttttcctagacttcattcctcctgcatcttttgacttaggtaactttgggtcaaccttgatctcagatgtagtttGTTGAAgagtagggttagtcacagaatcatttagcacatttgattgaatttgataaggcatggattgtgcaaacaaattattccacataggcatgttgtatggcatctgaggcatactgaatgcagtaaaataaggattattaacatatggcatgtttgcaaaatgtgcatgaggattctgatgagacataataggcatagcatgcagaggtgacatagacatgttaggcatggagggagttaaaggcatgggagcattcttaacagatttgcagttatcagatagatattaacacttttacaatgcacacagctttttctaggagcatacttatcaagtgtgtaattgttgtgtttattaatccctaccttcccatttctattagattttcttttagtttcctttttatcctcaaccaatttaagcctatttttcagctgatctaaagtcatgtgtcctatgtTCACCTTACTggaatctttggatgtgctagcttcttctttgacaaagttcttgaaagttgaaccatccttcttattgaaatttttctttttagaatcacttgcctgttttaattgatgagccttcaacggatgctctttttcttccttcaacggataactttcatcatccgttgattccacatccgttgataatccatcaattaattctaactcctttttgtttttcttccaggaattctcacagaatgattcaattccctgaaccttggcaatttgaatACTAACAaccctagatgttttccaggccttgattacctcttgctcactttctaactgttttgaaagaatttctactttcttaacaacttcttctagttcactctcaacaatcaagcatttaagtttaattttttcaagctcaattacctgatcctctaacacaacattcctatcacttaaaaacacattattctctttgatcttagtgttttctttagctagtgatttaagggaaacagtcaaatgatataattcattggacatatcatttatggctttattgcattcatttttagaaagctgagagaggtcagtagtaattacctggttgcttcatgaactagtttcattttcatcagaattagccatcagggctaggttgacatattccatatcatcatcttcattggctccatcagctgcccaatcatcttgagtgagaaaagctctttccttttgtttgagcaaatcaaagtacttcttttaataatcaacttgctcaaatttcttcttatcagaggttggcttcctgcactcatttgcaaagtgtccagtAATGCCACAGTtttaacatttgaacttagatttgtccaccatgtttttgtttgacttagtgaattttgtatttttcctgaatttcatctttgcaaacctcctggacagaaaagccagatgttcatcaacatcatcagagtcatcttgactggaattgtcttcatcttcagctacttgctcttttcccttgcttgattctgatttgcttgtgccaattttgagacttggcattgtcttctcctcattcctggcttcaattttctcattgtcagctacaagtgcaactgatcctccttttctctttcccttttccaacagctcatcttgctccatctcaagttcataagtctccaaaattccatataatctttcaagtgtgaagttcttataatcttgagaatttcttagagaaacagttataagcttccattcctttggtagagacctcagaaattttaagttggaatctttgacttggtacactctatcatacagcttcaatccatttaacagtttttgaaatctgttgaaggtatcatttaatgattctccttcttcaaagtgaaaatattcatactgttgaataagaagctgcatcttgttctctctaacctgctcagtaccttcacagatgatttgcatagtatcccaaacttcctttgcagtttgactattgatgacattgtcaaacatatcttgatctaagccattaaacagaatgttcatggctttcttgtccttgcgaatttctttcatgtcttcaatagtccattctccttttggcttgggaatggactgtccaacagcaactgttgcgatagcagctgtggccactttgtgaggaatgtgaggaccattttcaatgtagttgatgtagctttcatcctGAGATAgtagatgtaaatgcatcttcactttccagtgatgatagttatctttttccaggactggaatctttataccaatatccttcctactcaagttggtagcaggaggattcttttgtgcactcataatGTTAGCataatagatctttaaactctttgtatgttaagagcttgatctgataccaattgttattcccagtgaactaagaatgagatttacagaagggggttgaatgtaaatctcaaaactttttcaagttttgagcagtttctagtctatgtgttttgatgagcaagtgtgtgtgaattgctttgagctaatgcagacaaatatatattcaaacacaaatgtaaagaacacaatagacttaaaaacttttctggtggatttgttgttccaccagagatgtgttatttcagaaaaatcagtgattcaaagaattaaatcacagctgcttcctagtacaaactagatgattttctctctggatttttctaaacagctctggaaaattcacatctaattactagctgctacttggtttatatatcaccaagtttacaagtgaagacaaaactgtaaaatacaattaaaaggttcttcacatgtttcttcttcatttctctatcaaatgcaatttaggtttgactttgaatctttgaatacttccttgtttgcaccagaatggaaatgctgcattttcttgattcctcctagaggctgccacattctagtttgtctctgtcaacccatgtgcctctgtcagcttatgaattgtcactatcaactgctgttgaactaagcatccgttgaagctttcatccgttgatgctttatccgttgaagctttatccgttgatgcattagcagttgaagctttatccgttgacgcacttatccgttgatggatcttatctgttgaagctttagagacatccgttgaagctttgtttcttatccgttgtaggtctttaatatcagttgatactttttcacttatacaaaattacaaggcatgaaatatttacaattagccctcctatttgcatatccactagtagtcaacatgactgataatttcccataacatctaagaagtacaacttaaatacagagactgaaatgtgctacaatactaaactcatttctaagtaaagctactccttcaacggatagccaagaaggtcttatccgttgaggctacaaacactagatttctacttaagtgttttgtttaacttatcatcaaactaatacacatattcctaacagataaTCTAGCTTATAATCATGTAAATTTCTAGATGCTTTAGCCCTAGTAGATATATGATAGGGATTCCTTCTAGGCATATATCTAGAATTACCAGAATAAGAATGATTATTATTATTGCTACGGGGAAAGATAGTAATAATCGAATTTCTAGATTTAGCATTGGCATTGTAATTCGATTGGCTATTTCTATCATAAGCATTAACATTACGAGGATAAGCATGATGACTCATATTAGCATGTTGACTCGAACTAGCATGATGGCTCGTATTTCTAGACATATCAAAATTCACATTACGAGTACGACCATGATAGTTAGGATTTTGAGCCTTCGAACCATTTGTAGGAGCTTTATCCTTCCTAGTTGAGCTAGAACCAGGATTTCCATATTTTGCATTCCTTAGTTGATAATGAATTTGTTCTTGACGATACTGAAATTTTGGTTGCCTTTGAACATTCACATTAGAGTAAACTTTCTTTTGAGATGTATTTTTTACGTCTCTTTTCTTAGAAGTTGATCCTTTAGGAACCCATTTATACTTCCCCTTAAGTTCACCCTCTTTAACTTTGCAATATAAGTTAATGTGTCCACTAAAATTGCAATACGTACATTTAGGGACGGTTGACTTAGGTGGAGTATTCTTCGGAGGTACAAGAATATCAATTTTCCTTTTAGaaggattattaatattataACCCAAACCTTAACGATTAAATGATTCCTTAGAATTAAATACCATCTTTTCTAAAATGGTACTACTTTTTGTGAATTGCTTCAAAGTGGATTCAAGATCTTCCTTTTCTTTTAACAGGATATTAATCTTATTATTCAGAAAATTAGCTTGATCCAATATTTGATACAAGAGCGTATTGTTCCCGACTTTAAGTTTTTGACTTTCCAAACTCAATGTTTTTCCTTCCGTACTAAGTCCTTCACGAAGTTCAAATTCAGAATTAAACATCCGTCTCAGATTATCATGATGTTCTCTTAGCACAATTAGCTCACATTGATAGTCAAAAACTTTTTCTTTTAAGTCTTCATGACGTTCTTCCTTGATATCTCCCGTTAGAGATCGTTTGAGGTCATTTATCCGATCGCTATGTGTTAAGTTTTCTCAAAGCAAAGTTTCATTTTGAGCTTTCAACTTTAATAACTCATCATTGAGTTCACAATTGCAATGTTCTAAATGAGTCTAAAGATTTTCAAACTCTTCAGCTCGTAAAAGTAGATTGACATTTTCGACTTGTAAAGTTTGAATATAGTCATCCCTTTCATTCATATCGGATTTTAACCGATCGCTTTGAGTAAGAATTACAGTAACATTTTCCATGTCTTTGACATGTACTTCGGTTAAACTAGTGACTTCTTTTTGAAGTTCGAGACACAAATCTTGAAGATTATCATTCTCGGATTTGGTCTTGACATAACTTCGATTTAATTCATCATAACCAATTTTCAAATGGTTAACTAAATTCCGAAGCTCAGAAATATCCATACCAAAGTGATCAACTCTAGACAAACTAACGTTATTGCTAGAGATTGACAATGGTTTAGAAGTTACCTCTTGAATAGAAGTAGAAGCTTCCGTAGGAGCTTTCTCGTCATCGAGAGCCATTAAGCAAAGATTAACAATTTTTTCGCTTTATTCGGGAGTATCCTCATCTTCGCTTAAGTCCCAACCACTTTCAGCGACAAGGACACGACCCTTAGATAACTTAGGACATTCCCGTTTAAAGTGCCCCGGTTTTTTGCACTCGAAACACACATTTTGCGTTTCTTCGAGAATTTCCTCTTTTGGCTTAGGAGGTGCATAATTACTCGAATAATTCAAGTTATTATTATTGTAAGCATTATTAGCTTGAGGTTGCAATCCTTTGCCTTTAGCATAGCTCATAGTCGGAAAGTTATTCTTATAGTTCGGTCTAGCTTTCGAGTTAAATACCCGTTGTTGGTTTCCGGTATTTAGAAAACCTTTATCGTacctttgagctttgctttgtaACACACGACGGAGTTGTCTCGTTAGTAGAGCAATTTCTTGTTCATCGAGATTTTCCAACTCTTCATTTAATTCGTtgtcattttcatcttcatcgATAAGTATTGCTTTTAAAGCCatactttttcttttcttttccacTTTAGGGAGAGGTTTGTCGGGAGCATTGTCTTCCTCGTATGCACGAAGGTTTCCGAACAAACAACCGAAGGAGTATGCATTTAAATTATGCATTTCTTTAATAGTGGTAACTTTAACTTTCCAACTCGGAGGTAAAGCTTTTAAAACCCTTCGGTTTTTCTCGTTAGTAGAGTAAGCCTTTCCGAGTTATGCAAGTTCATCAATAATACGAGTAAATTTCATTTCCATATCGATGATGGTTTCACCCTCGAGAAGTTTAAAATTCTCGTACTCTTGAATTAAAGTATCCATTCGGGAATCTTTAATATCCAAGGTACCCTCGTAGGTGATAaccaatttgttccacatttcttgtgcgGACTTGCAGTTATTAACACATTTgtattctttttctgcaagtgcactaGTTAGAACCATTTCCGATTTCGCAGCAATGTTCATAACTTGTTCTTCGTCAAGTGTGTATTCACTTAATTTCTTCTCGATGAGAATATCATCAACGAGTTTAGTAGGAACTCcaacaccgtcttcgatagccatccaaactttgatTGCTTGGGATTTAGCATAAATTCTAAATCATGTTTTCCAAGTGGCAAAGTTGGTGTCGTCAAATAGGGAGGTCTCGAAATAGAGAGACCTTCACCATAACCAATGGTACTCAGATACGCCATCAAATATCTACTTTTTATTGCGTAAATCAGCTCAAATTAAGGCCAATAAACACGGTCAAAAGCACTGCTTTGATACCAACTGTTAGGCCCGAAATAGGGGTTAACAAGCtaagggggggttgaatagcttataaccttttaaaatttagagcttggaatttttgaaattttctttatCATTTAAAAAAGCGTTACTTGAAAATAAGTAAATCGAGTGCGGAAAGTAAAGCGGTAAGAAATAGAGTACGACGCAAggattttatcctggttcgcggtGGCTAACTCAGCAAAATTGGAGTCCACTCACCCCTAGTCCAGTCCCTGAACTCCTCCCCGGATTCGAGATTTTCTCTACTCCAAAGTTACTCCTTtatagtaggcggagaagcctttacaacaCTATGTATTTATCTTGGAACTTAACTACCCGCTAATCCCTCAAAATACAATAGCAAAACCTACTAGATTAATCTTGGAACGTAACTCCCCGTTACTTCCTCGTTATCTAAGTAGAACCCTTGCAAGTTTATCTCAGAACGTAACTCCCCGTTACTTCCTCACAACTATGCAAAACCCTTTGCGTAGACTTCGTATCTACACCCTTTGCCGATCTTGGATCTTAGATCGGGTCTTGGATCTTTCCTCCTCTTCACGGTGCGTAGATACCCAACTCCTCGTCAGCGTGTCTAAGACTTGGGTCTTAGAGCGAGAATCACCTCACTTCACATCACCTCACGTCAAAGAATATAATACAAGTACTTATGACTTATATAATCCCTTTTGTAAGAAAGAAGGTTTGATTAGTATATAACGATACTAAATCTGAGAGATAATTCAATATCTTAAATAAAATGCAAAGTATAAAACGCAACGAGAGCGCTTAAACACTAGCACTAAATAAGATATTAAATATTAGGCCAAATATAATTCAAGGCCAAATATTAACcacttgaataaaaattcaagtATATCTCGTTTGTTATAAAAGCCTCGGGATAAATATAACAATTAAGTTATAATGGCTTTTTAAATAAATAGAGAGTAACCACTTAATATTTAATGAGGAGACTTCGTTTATGTTGTATATTGACTTATACGAATATTTCTCGACTCGGAAAATAAAGTTGGTTTAACTTTAAGAATTAAACAAGTAAGGCTCGTTTTTAACTAATATATGTTTTATCGGAGAGGCCTTGAACTTGTAACTCAAAGTTGATTATAACTTCTAAATACAACAAGGAAGCTTTTGTTTATATCTCTAAATAATAATATGAGATTTATACAAGTAGCTTacaacttggattttgaaattgatTTAACGTTTAGAATGCAACAAGGAAGCTTTTGTTTATATCTCTTATAATTATAACGAGTTTTATACAAATAACTTACAACTCCGATTCAAAGTTAAATAATAAACTTACTAAATATTCGACGAGAGATTTTCATTTATGCCTCTTTATAATTATAGCGAGACTTATACAAAAATTCTTTATCTCGGAATTTTAGTTTAGTTATGTCACTTGATATTTCAAACGAAGAAGTCTATTGTTTATGTGGTTACTTTCGACTTATACAAATCGACTTCGACTCAGAATAAAGTGAGTTAACTCGTAAATATTCAACAAGGAGACTTTTTATTATATCTCTATATGAGACTTATACAAATGGTCTACAACTCG is a genomic window containing:
- the LOC141715059 gene encoding uncharacterized protein LOC141715059 codes for the protein MAIEDGVGVPTKLVDDILIEKKLSEYTLDEEQVMNIAAKSEMVLTSALAEKEYKCVNNCKSAQEMWNKLVITYEGTLDIKDSRMDTLIQEYENFKLLEGETIIDMEMKFTRIIDELA